From one Lineus longissimus chromosome 3, tnLinLong1.2, whole genome shotgun sequence genomic stretch:
- the LOC135485668 gene encoding procathepsin L-like, whose product MKTAVCLLVFGVLGLATCSFQFSVDLEDEWSKYKVSYERSYEATEDGLRKIIFMNNLKTIMRHNIEADMGVHTYWMGVNQFTDLSHEEFKNLMSGCVLKPNNMTSGSTYLPPANLDAPSTVDWRTKGYVTPVKNQAQCGSCWSFSSTGALEGQHKRKTGKLVNLSEQQLVDCSTRWGNNGCNGGMMPLAFKYVKDVGGLDTEACYPYTARDGTCHAKRSCIGAKCTGVQLLPPGDERALKTAVASVGPVSVAIDAAQPSFQQYSHGVYNEPNCSPTKLDHGVLVVGYGTDQGNDYWLVKNSWGPMWGLGGYIKMSRNKGDQCGIASSASYPLV is encoded by the exons ATGAAGACCGCCGTCTGCCTCCTGGTATTTGGCGTACTCGGCCTTGCCACCTGCTCGTTTCAATTCTCGGTCGACCTTGAAGACGAATGGTCCAAGTACAAAGTCAGCTACGAGAGGAGCTATGAAGCGACGGAAGATGGCCTGCGGAAGATCATCTTCATGAACAACTTGAAGACAATCATGCGTCACAACATCGAGGCGGACATGGGCGTCCATACCTATTGGATGGGCGTCAACCAATTCACTGATTTG AGTCATGAAGAATTCAAAAATCTTATGTCTGGGTGTGTCCTGAAGCCGAACAACATGACCAGTGGCTCCACCTACTTGCCTCCTGCCAATTTGGATGCACCCTCCACAGTTGACTGGAGGACCAAGGGATACGTTACCCCAGTCAAGAATCAG GCACAATGCGGCTCTTGCTGGAGCTTTTCCAGCACAGGGGCATTGGAGGGACAACACAAGAGGAAGACAGGCAAGCTagtcaatctgtccgaacagcaACTGGTAGACTGCTCTACACGCTGGG GTAACAATGGATGTAATGGAGGAATGATGCCCCTGGCCTTTAAGTACGTGAAGGACGTTGGAGGTCTAGATACGGAGGCGTGCTACCCCTATACAGCAAGG GATGGTACATGTCATGCTAAGAGGTCATGTATTGGAGCAAAGTGCACGGGCGTCCAGCTCCTGCCCCCGGGTGATGAGCGAGCTCTCAAAACCGCTGTAGCCAGCGTGGGTCCTGTCTCTGTCGCCATCGATGCCGCGCAGCCCAGCTTCCAGCAATACAG TCACGGCGTGTATAACGAGCCCAACTGCAGTCCCACCAAGCTAGATCACGGTGTCCTTGTCGTCGGGTATGGAACAGACCAAGGCAACGATTACTGGCTCGTCAAGAATAG CTGGGGGCCCATGTGGGGCTTAGGTGGCTACATCAAGATGTCAAGAAACAAGGGCGACCAGTGTGGTATCGCAAGTTCTGCCAGCTATCCATTAGTTTAG